TCCGCTGCCAGTTTTGGCcctatatttacaaaaaaatcatTGAATCCATCTACTACTTCGTTCATTTTACTAATAGTATTTGTCCCTTCCATAAAATACCCAGGGTAGTCATTAGTCCTTGGTCCATTTTTTATTATACTATTTAATACCTTCCATATCCCTTTCATGCTATCTTTATTATCTTCTAACTTTTTGATGAAGTATTCTTTTTTACAAGTTCTCATTATGttagttaatttatttttatactttttatatttcttttcagATTCTGTAGTTCTCTTTTTAATGAATTCTCTATATaaggtgttctttttttttctttttttttcacaggcaTTTTGCAGTTCCTTCGTCATCCATGGTCTTAACTATTCTTATTTCTGTTAATGATAAGAGACAATAATGATTTGGGGCATCAAAAACACCCTGGCAGCCTCTCAGCCTCTGAGTTAGTTGGTTACCATTCATGTTTCAGTGAAAGCTGAGTCAGTGCAAGCAGATAATGTTAACAAATGTGcgcagctgaaaaaaaaaaattttctacctgtcaaagtaaaacaaatacagGTGTTTTGTTCTGAAAACTTTGTCCGGGTGTCTGGacagacaaaatttaaaaaccaTTCCAAGTTTAGGCTGCTCATAGCTGGCAGAAACTTTTTGTACAGATTGTTTTCCAGCAACTCTTTGGGGAACATTTTTGTCTGAATTTCTAAAATGAGAATGAGGCCTGTGTCGCTTCAGTTCATGTAAAAACAGCCAGAATACGTGTCAGGTGCTCGTGTGTCTGCACAAAGTTTTACAgaatttttatttgtgcttCAGAGGCTTAAGTCTGCCAGTTGAGCATATTTAATGCTACATAAACATACAGAAACATCGCTTTGAAAGTTGGGCTCAGCTCACCCAACCTGCATATTACTCACTGAGTACAAATTAAAGCTCTGAAGGAAAAATAGGAGAAGATTTGGCAGCACAACTTCTGACCTCTGATCAGGTCAAAGTAGCTCGCATCATCTTCTGCCTAAAAACTGCAGAGCTTCCACAGAAGGAGTGGATAGTGAAGGCTCGGGGTttaaaatctgcagcagctgttgaTTTTCGCGTGctgctttttattatttctgGAAAATTTGTAAACAAAAAATCTAAATGCAGAGAAAAGATAAGATTCCAGCAGGTAGTGTAGAAACATCTCAAGATTACTCTAGTGCTTCCCAAACACCTTCACCTGCTACACCTATGTCCCAAATCGCAACCTATGTTTTCAAGAACACAACTGCAACCAGCCCTGGGACTTAACCCACACCTTACATTATAAAACTGAGTTTAGGGTCACGTAACATTAAtctaatttaaatctttctgcaCATTTCAAAAGCTTCCAAAAGAAAGATAAATATCTTGTCTGCAGTCTTGTCTGCAGCCAGACTGTGCCTGAGGTGAGACTGCTTTAAGGAAacagaaaggtcaaaggtcggtttgtttttttaccccACTGCAGCCCTGGCTCTGGGAGCAGGGGGCTTTCATTAGTAGTCAGTGTAaaattgtgttgtgttttggggAGGCTGAGGTCAGATGGAGACGGCCTGAATTATAAATAGCCTCGCTTTCCCAAAGTAACCAGACTGGTGGAGAACAGCACTTGAACCAAATCAGTCAGTGTCGCTGCTATCAATGGCAACCGAGACCTAAAAACAACAGCCCTGGTGATTGGACCATTGATTGGCTTTCTCATTGGCTGGCCCGACTGTCAGTCAGAGGCTGAACCTGCTGGTTCGTTTAAGCCTGAGATTTACGCATAGCCACAAATCTTCGCTCCGCTCACAGACGGGATCGTGCCGCAGCGTCTCCGCGCGCGGCACTGAGAGAACATCTGCTGGGACATAATTttacacagcagcagaagaagaaaaaaaacactctgTCCTCCTTCACCTCCGCCGAGGAGCGACCAGACGTTACACATAAGCGTGTAAATGGAGTTTCAGTCGCTGTCGTGACTGCTGTTCGCCGCCTCTCACTCTGCTCAACATTCTGCGTTCAAGCCGCAGCAGCATCCAAACCTCCGCAACTCTCCACCGCGCAGACATGGGAACCGTTCTCTCTATATCTCCCGCGACCAAGAAGGCGTCGATCATGGATGCCGAGGTCGCAGGAGACGGAGGGAAAAACGACAAGAGCCTCAAGCGCCACTCCATGTTCGTGTCTCTGTCCTGGAAGAAGCTGGTGGCTAGTTCGGCCAAGAAGAGCGCAAAGAAAGTGACCCCGAACCCGCTGCCCACTCGAGAGCTGCCGTCCAGCCAGGTGGCTCAGCTCAACAGCGAAAACGTGAGGAAAACGCACCAGACCGAAGAGAAGAAACCGAAAGCGCCCATCCCCGTCCCGGTGCCCACGGTCCCCACGCAGAACAGCGAGTCTGTCGTGCAGAACGGGAGGCTCTCCTCGGTCCAGAAGCAGCCCAGCAGCGTGTCTCTGGTGTCACCCAGGCGGATAGTCATCCAGGCTTCAACCGGCGAGCTGCTTCGCTGTTTGGGGGACTTCTTGTGCCGCAGGTGTTACAAACTGAAAGAGTTAAACAGCGGAGAGGTGATCCTCTGGTTCCGAAACATTGACCGGACTCTTTTGCTCCAGGGCTGGCAGGACCAAGGCTTCATCACGCCGGCCAACGTGGTGTTCGTGTACCTGCTGTGCGAAGACACGATATCGGACAGCACCGACAGCCCAGCCGAGCTGCAGGGCACCTTTCAGACTTGCCTCTACCTCGCCTACTCGTACATGGGCAACGAGATTTCCTACCCGCTCAAGCCGTTCATGAACGAGACGAACAAGGACGTTTTCTGGGAGACATCGCTCCGGATCATCAACAGGATGAGTGCCAAAATGCTTCAGCTGAATGCAGACCCACACTTTTTCACCGAGGTTTTCCAGGATCTCAAAAACCAGCGCGACAGCAGCGAGTCGAACCTGGACCGCTGACATGGAAGCGAACAGACACTGGTCTAAGATGAATGTAAAGAAATCACACAGCTGTGGTTTTGGACGGAAAGGCCATCCTGGAAGGATTCTCCTGGCTGGGCTGAAATTGTCTCTCATGATGTTACACAACTTCAGTGTGGTGTTTAGGCTACAGTTTAAGAAATCTCATAAATGCATGCCAGTTGTAATATTGTCcctcttttgtcttgtctcttGGGTGACGCAGGGGTTGGCACTTGAATCTCCATTTCATTCAAGATTAGCCTATATTGTGAGTTAGTGAATGGATGTGACAGTGAGATGAGGTTCCAGGCAGGACCGGAATAGTTGTCTGAGCCGAGTTAAGAGGTGGAGCTGTCCGAGGTGCTGACCTGTGCAGCCATTTCTACTCCATCCCTGCTGTTCAGTCACTTTTCCACAACAGAGCCAAGCTTGGCTTAGAGGACCAAAATCAGCCCAGTACACTTTCAGCACATAAGCCTAAGCCTTGTAAGCACAGCCAGTATATATGTGCTTTTTAAACATCTCCGTCAGCTGATAAGTAAGCTGCTGAACATGCATACCAGTGGGTTAAAAACACATTGCCTAGAATAACTGTAGATACGAGTCTGTAGGGAACAGAGCTACAAAACTATCGTTTCAGTCTGTACACACTGGCTCGAGGTACACAAGGTCcacctgcagaaaaaaaacaaaaacaccaccaCCATACTTTATGTGTGACTTTTTAACATCTGGTTGGCATGCAGCCGTTTTCAGTTCCTCATGAAATGAACAGCAGTCTCATTTTGCATTAGCAGTGTGATTCTGTAGTAATGTACAAAGGCTTTTGCTTCAAGTGGAACATGAGGACAAGGGGCAGAGGTGCCCCACATGAATGTGATATGTTGCACTAAGAGAGCCCCTGAGCGGGCAAGGCCTCTTTTGTGCATTGCTTTCCAAACTGTGTTGGCCACTGCGATGTACTGCTTTGCAACACATTGCAGAGGTCAACTGAAGACTGAATCGATTGTAcaggttttcttttgttttttcaggcgATTTAGTTTTTTTGGTTTAATCTCTATGTGTGCCAACTAATGAATGGCCTGAAACTCTATGGTTTACATGTACATAACCcatgtttttgctctttttttcccctctaccTGTTTTGAAGGTCGGTATGTACAATGTAGTTAGAGCTTAATGATCAAAAGATTTCGTCCTGTGCTGTAATTGTGCTGTTCGCCTCCATTTGCTGGCTTCAGTTCACTTTCAGTGCAGTCGATTCAGGATTCTTCAAAGTACAAATATTTAATGTAAAGATCTCATTATGGAGTGACAGGAGAGTATACTTTGCACACATGTCATTGCAGTTTCTATAAGTTAAACGTGATCTGACTCTGAAACCAAACCTACAGCTCAGTCCTGTTGTGGTCCCTCTGGGTGATCATTGTGATGTGGTGTTGTGAATCCATTGCTTGGAAAGTGAATTAAAATGCTGCTATTTTGCACAGCTGTGAACAAACCTTTGATGTTTTTGCACAGTGCTATATGATAATGGTGATGTACCAGTGTTTCCTCTCAGGCGCTGGAGTGTTTGCCATTATGTTTGCAGTTACTGTGACCAGCTCTTGCTCTAGGATGATCttctgtgaaaaaaatattttgtacaGCTAATTTTTCCTAAATGTCATCAAGGAAAGTGTtatttaggtgtgtgtgtgtgtgtgtgtttgttgtctgTGGAGTTGTACCACAGCTGCATTCACTCTCTCTACATGTTAATAAAAGGTCAGTACAGTAATTGTTTATGGTGACCATGTTGAAATAAATCCAGACTTATTAGGGATTTCTTGTCtttcttgcagtgtttttatttatatatttatcattttgcaatgatgtgtgcgtgtgcatgtgcataCTACTCAGCGCAGTATATATCCACACATGCTTGCTGAGCCTGTTTGTACAAACCTTGCAGTTTCTTGCAGGAGTAATTGGGCAGCCTCTTATCCATGCAAACCACCCACTAATCCTTGATTTGCAGGGAACCCTTGAGACATGGTTATGCAATAGGAAAAAGTCCATGACGAATATGCTTACTGGGATGTGTCGGGGATGTTATCATGGGTTGCCATGAGACTGAAACTCCTGAGAGTTTATAGGTTGCCATGAAACTAGAATTCAGATAGAGGTGTATGGGAAGGTTTGCTGGGATCGTCTTTATAGATAATGATTCAGGTTTATGTGTAGAAGAAAGTGGCTGTGGGTGCAGCTCGGTAGGAACAGTACATCTCAGAATACGGTGTAGTTAACTGCTGCTCTATACACTGAGGACTGCAAAGCATGCTGACACATATAAGGGATATTTTTGGCTTCGTATCTGGGTTTCCTGGGTTCTCTAATCAGGGGCAGATGCTGAAATGAGAACAGAGACAACTAAACCGTAAGAAAGCAAAATCTATAATGTGGCATTTTAGCAGTAGGTATACATTCATGCTGAAATCATTAAATATTTGATGAGTTTTGAAAAATCTGCAAAGAAATAAATGCAACATAGTTACAAAGAGACATGCCACACTTGATTTGATGAAACGATTTGAGATAATTAAGTTTCAGCTCAGATCACAGGTACATTGAAGATTTACTGTATGACGGAATGGAGCTGCATTGATAAGGATTTCCTCCTGGATTTATGAATAAGCCACGTGGGCTGGAGGGCTCCTTAATGTGATTGGTTAGAATCTGCTGCAGTCTCAGAACTGTCTGTGACTcgctctcactctgttgtctTACTGGGACATACAGTCTGCTCACAGAAGTAGAAATGAGAACGGCAGACAGGATAACAGGACAAAATAGACATTATGGCAGAAAAGGGAGCAGCAGGGAAATGGTTTGCAGAGGTAGAAAAGAAATCATAACagggacaaaaaaaacagattagAGACAAGGTTTCAGTTTGTTTCAATAAAGAATAACATCTAATCTTTATCTATTCAAGCCATTTAAAGCAAGCATTTTAACCTCAGCTGTATTAAGTTAACTATGCTTAATGAAAGTCTGTTTTGACTCATGAGTTTAAATAACATCTATACCAGGAAAGCTTGAGTTTAATGCAGCTgcttgattgattttttttccctactgGAAAACACAGGAGCATCACTGCTGTATGATTTCTTGTATTGATCCTGTGAGCTGATCTATGAGGtcaaaaagtaataaatggAAAACAGCACGTCATCGTGGTTGAAATAGCTTTCCggttatagattttttttcctaactCTTGACAGGTTGACTTGGTTGCAGAATCCTTGCAGTCATTATGTAACAGTCTCACAGTGCAATGTTGAGAGCCTTCTCTTTGTTATTATGATTCAAACCAGGTCTCCTGCATATCTGTCTGCCAGCCCGCTTTCTGCATTCTTCTCCACTGCGTCTCTATAGTAACGGGTAGGTAAGTGAATGAGAGCTGGGCAAAGTGAGCTGTGTTGGGCTGAGCGTGGGCTGAACCACTGcacaacacatacacactgcAGTGATCAGCAGAGGACGTGCACACGGTGCTTGTGCATGTCTGTCAGTGCAGGCACGTCTCTAACTCCTCCACACTGATCCACTCTGATTCACTTGTTTTCGGTCTTCATTTGGTCTCCTTAAATAGGGGCGCAGTGGGGATCCCAAACTAGGGGTAGGGGGGGTCAGGGAAGCAGATCAAAGCCTGCGTGCAAAGCTTGTAGTTAAAAAAGAACCCTGCTTAGACAGTTTTGTGGTGCCTTGCTGAAATCTTTAAGGGgagtcatttatatttttttgaaaaattaattcAATGCAGAAGAACCAGAAACTGCAGCTCATCTAATGGACACTTAAGACTGAGTCCAAAACTGAGCCAGTCCTCATAGAATCTCATGTTAAAATGTCAATTACACAGCAGCAGAAAGCATGCTTACAGCCAGGTTTAGCTGCTTTGCCAACACAGGGACCTGCAGCCACTCACTGTGTGCTAGTGTTAATGTCACCACCCCAAAGTCAGCaacgggggggggggcaacAGGACAAGGAAAGAGGACAAGGGCAGGTGTAAAAGTCATGCAGTGTTTATTTACAATATGTTTCAACAATAAtaaccaaacaacaacaaaacaaaggtGGGGAGGAGGACCAGGCAGTGGAGCCAAAGGAATGCTTCTCTGCAGACAGTCTAACCAAGCTCAAACACAATGGCCCATCTGCTCTACTGAGTCAGTCAAAACCATACAAAAGTGGCATCAACCACATAACCTAGTGCTTCTTCGACTCTCCTGCTGAAGCCTCTAGCTGAACATTTTCATCAATGAGATTGTGAAATTGACCATCCTTAACCTGACTTTGATTACTCAGAGGAAAAACCATTTACAAAATTAACTACACCTCCTGTGGGTCAGGAGAGTGGACTGTTTTCCACAGGGGTGGGAAACTCCAGGcgtcaagggccggtgtcctgcaggttttagagctcATCCTgggccaacacacctgaatcaaatgattagttcattaccaggccacatctaaaacctgcaggagtTCCCCCGCCTCTGGTCTACCAGTTGGAAGGCTGGTGGATTAAGCCAGTATCAAAGTTTCCTTGAGTAAGATACTGAACCTCCAGAGTTCATCAGTGTCAGTttgtgtgtcacaaaaaggtTTAAACAAAGGTCAAAGGCTCTGAGTGCTCAGCTATATAAGTATCAGTCCAGTCGCCATTTTTCAGATCCACAATCTACAGCCATCACACATATACAGTCTATAGATGAAACTTGTTTTCCAACACTAAACCTTAGCTGATAACAGCCCTCAACCCTCTCATCTAAATATTTTTAACTCGCTAAATGCTGCATTTAAGGTTTGCAGAGTTCATATCCAGTGGATGATGCTTTTGCCTTTaataattacaatttttttttttttgaaaaagtccaaaaaaagTTGTGACactgaaatgtaaatgaaaacagaattcaatGGTTTGCAAGTCTCAAatctatattttattcataaaatttcaagaaaaacatttgcTCATTCTGAATTTAATCCAGCAACGTgtctcaaaaaagttgggatggAGGCAACAGAAGGCTGGAACAGTAATCagtaagaaacaaaacaagcaaaggAGCATCTCAGAGTTTCAAGCATCTGTGATCGTCAGGCCCTCGGGCTCAACTCCATTTAAAACAGGTAGGGTCCTGTCATAGAAGTCACTGCATGGGCTCATCAACACCTCAGAAATAACTGAGTGGAGCTTATCCACACATGTGTGTTAAAAGCTCTTTTATGCAAAGAGGAAGCCATAAGTGAACATGACCAGAAACACAATGTTCTGAGCCAAcgctcatttaaaatggaccAAAGCAAAGTGGAAAACGGTGATCAGACAAATCAAAATCTGAAgttatttttagaaaatataAACACTCTCCGGACTGAAGAGGAGAGGGACCACCCAGCCTGTTATTAGCACCCAATTTCAAAGTGTCATGAGTTGGAAtctggacccaaacacaggCAGGAATTAATGAAAAATGAGCCATTTATTAAATCTGTTGGCAGGTGATCCACAAAGCCCAAAAGGGAactaaaaacctttaaactacTGAGCAAATGTGAACAGACACTCAGACAAAGCATGAGGCAAAGCGTGcgctatatatacacacagaa
This DNA window, taken from Oreochromis niloticus isolate F11D_XX linkage group LG16, O_niloticus_UMD_NMBU, whole genome shotgun sequence, encodes the following:
- the LOC100711734 gene encoding cyclin-dependent kinase 5 activator 1 yields the protein MGTVLSISPATKKASIMDAEVAGDGGKNDKSLKRHSMFVSLSWKKLVASSAKKSAKKVTPNPLPTRELPSSQVAQLNSENVRKTHQTEEKKPKAPIPVPVPTVPTQNSESVVQNGRLSSVQKQPSSVSLVSPRRIVIQASTGELLRCLGDFLCRRCYKLKELNSGEVILWFRNIDRTLLLQGWQDQGFITPANVVFVYLLCEDTISDSTDSPAELQGTFQTCLYLAYSYMGNEISYPLKPFMNETNKDVFWETSLRIINRMSAKMLQLNADPHFFTEVFQDLKNQRDSSESNLDR